The DNA sequence GTATTGCCACATTCGCGAATTAAGCCTTGACTGAGGCTTAATAACATCCGACCCGAAGATAGAATATCATCCTGGCCGCGTCCGCCGATAGAAAAGGCGATCGCCATCGGTCGATTTCCAGGTGCTAAAGAGTCGGGATCGATAGAAAGACTCCGCAAAAAGGCATTGGGCGTATTATTAAAGCGATCGCGCACTTTGGTAATTTCAGCATGACAGCTTGCGCTAACGTTCGCAGAGCCTTGTAGCAGAAAATCGCTCCGCACCCAACCCCTAGCACCAGACTGCGTAAACTGAACCCGATGCCAAGTCCCATTTTGACCCCTGTTGGTTTCTAGAATTCTTACCGAGTCACCTGCATAACCGTAGTGCAAAAGGCTAAAATTCGTTCCAGGCCCGCTGCGAATGTTCACTTGAGCGCCGGAATTAGCAGTTAACCGCGCGGCTGCATCCTGAGCCATGCTTGGCGCTCCAGACGCCAGCAAAAAAGCAGTTAAACTCATACCACTCACTAGAGAAATCTTGCTCATT is a window from the Desertifilum tharense IPPAS B-1220 genome containing:
- a CDS encoding SH3 domain-containing protein — its product is MSKISLVSGMSLTAFLLASGAPSMAQDAAARLTANSGAQVNIRSGPGTNFSLLHYGYAGDSVRILETNRGQNGTWHRVQFTQSGARGWVRSDFLLQGSANVSASCHAEITKVRDRFNNTPNAFLRSLSIDPDSLAPGNRPMAIAFSIGGRGQDDILSSGRMLLSLSQGLIRECGNTSAVRFHSDSSGWHEVYGLVNGTVRGFTCRGDDGQRLRWGEFNCGI